In the Methanofervidicoccus abyssi genome, TGCTTTTAGAGTTCTTTGCCTTTTCAAACAATATTGTGATTTGCTCGTCTATTTTTGAGAGTTCATCTTCTAATTTTTTAACTTGAATATCCAATTTTATCTTTGATTCGTTTAGTTTATCTAATGGCATATCTAATGGATTTTTATTTTTAGAGAACAGATTTTTCAATTTACCTAACATTTTACCCCCTCATTTTTTGAGAGATTTTAATCACATTTGAAACCTAATTTAATCTTGTGGATTATTACCTCCGCTGATGCCACTACTTAATAAGATATGGGATTTTAATCTTATCACATACCACAATATCCCCACATTACTCATTATATTCAAAAAAATAGAAAATTAAATTATTATCGGTTCTCCTTCTCTAATCTCTTAAATAATTCTTCATCGTCCTCTTCTTCCTCCTCATCAGCATCCAAGTTCAAATTGCTCACAACATCATCAGCTTCCATATCGCCACTTTCAACCTGCCCCCATGCATCGAATAGTTTTTTCTCTGTGCTATCGACTTCCTCATCAAAATCATCAATTCTAATTTCAAAGACCTTATTCAACCTCTCAACAGTTTGGTCGAACTCCTTACCATCGAGTATTATATCACTCAGTTTTAACTCCAAGAGCTCAGGTTGTATGTTGCTAATCTTATCCCACATTCCTATATTTTTCAATTCTTTTTCGTATTTTTTGACTATTAAAAGGTTATTTACAAAATTAAACTGTTTCTGATAAGTTTGGAAGCTTTTATACTTTAATCTCATTTCCATTTCAATACTTTTTATGTCCTGTGCAAGCATTTTTTTTGTGAGTTTATCAGCACCAATCCCTTCTTTGAATAATCGCTTCTTTTGTTTATCCAATAATTTTATCTCTTTTTTCACCCTATCCAATTTACTTTTTAATCTAATTCTTTCCCCCTCTAAATCCCTTATTGTTAATTTTTCTAGTGGATTTTTTTGTAATTTCCCTTTTATTTTGTTCCATAAACTCATTTTTTCACCTATTTTATTTTAGTTATTTTTCTAATTATTTTTTAACAAAACAAAACCAATTCCTTTATAATATTTAGTTTTCCCCTTTCCGGAAGCTTCATATTCATAAAATACCTTTTTTGCCACCCTTTCATCTCCAACCTCATTGATAGCCTCTTCCAGCGTAATATATTTTTTTATAAATATGTTCTCATCAATATACTTTTTCAATCTTTCAATCTTCTCCTTATCAAATTCCAAACTCATCAATGGTGCAAATGCCTTTGCATACTCATCCACTTCATTATAGTACAGATTCCCAGTTTCAACATCGAGAAGTGCGAGAGCAATTTTTTTGGATAAATATCTCATTTTAAAGTCATCAGAATTAACAAATTTAATCACTTCATCCTCAAAACCTGTTGGTGAGGCAATCAGTAACACAATTTTATCAAAACTGTCATCTTTCACATTCTCCATCACCTCAATTATTTTACCCAACGATATTGGATAAACATCAAAACCCATTTTTTTGTAATTTTCCCTATTTGCTAGGAATATTCCCCTCAACATTACTTTCATCCTTTTACCAAACGGATTAAGCTTTTTCTCCTTTAACACTGCTATTATTTGTTTATTTTTAGGAAGTTCCACTGAATTGTTTGGATCAAATACTTCTTCAATAGATATTATTTTAAAAGTTTTATTTTCCACTTTCACGCCCGTATTCTTCATTTCATCCAGTTTTTTATCCAATCGTCCAATAAACCATTCTTCATAAGATAATGCGTTTTCTGTTCTTACAAATCTCGAACCTTCCTTTTTAGCATCTCTTATCCTTTTTAAAAGGTTGGTTAGTTCCTCATTTTTCTCCTTTAATTCTGTTTTTTCTGATTCCAATGATTTTATTTTTTCATTTAATTCCTCAATAAGTTCCATATAGTCTTTTTCAATACATTCAATTTCCTTTTTTAGTCTCTCTTGAAGTTCCCTATTTTTCTCCATTTCAATTTCCATTCTTATTTTTTCTTTTTCCCTTTCAAACTTTCTTTTTAACTCTTCTTTCATTTCCTCAATTTTTGAGAGTTCTATTTCTTTTTCTCGTTCGAGTTCATCTCTCAACCTTCTCTTCTCCACCCTTATAAAATCACGGAGCTCGTAAATTTCATTTTCAAGTTTTTGGATTTTATTATCTACGCCAGTTATAAAGTCGCTAAACCAATCTATTTCCTTCATTGCTCTGAATATTGCCTCATCCATTTTAGTTTTGTATTCATTCCATTTTGTTTTTGCATAATCCCTTATTGGAAGCTTTATTGTGTAGTCTTTTATAATTTCATCAACTTTTTTTCCTATGTTGTTGTAATATTCTTTAAGAAGATTCAAAGTTTCGTCCGTGCCATCCCTATTTGCTTTGCTTATTTCCCTTAAAAGATCCTCCACTGTCCAGAGTTCAAACACATTATACTTTAAAATATACTCCACAAGTTCGAGCTCCTTAGGTTTATATCGCTTAATTGCTGGAAATGACTCGTTGTTATGATAAAAACTAAATGCAAGTGTTGCTAATGCCCATTCAAAATCTCTTCTTACGGCATTGTCAATGTCTTTTGAAAACTTCCCACATTCCCCATCTTTGTATTTTTCATAATTTTCTTTTATTTTATTCCATAACTCCACCCTTTTTTCATAAGGTTCATATATTATATCGTATCCATCTCTTAATACCCTGTTTGCTTTTTGTTTTAGTTTATCTAATTGTTCATAATTTCCCTCTGAAAACAGACTCATAATAACCCCTCAATAAATAACTTCATATCATTGTCAATTTTATTTTTTATTAAATCTACACTTTCGCCGTATCCTTCAATTTCAAAGTTTATTATTAATTTATTTTCATTATTTTCGTAACCTACTGGATTCGAAAACCGAAGGTTTTCGTATAATTTGATTGAAATGGAACAACTTCCTTTTTTTGTGTATACTTCGTATTTTTTTGTACCATTTACAGAACATTCGTAGCTTGCACCAAGTTTTATCATAAGATATTTTAAAAAACTCTCTACTCCTTCTTTTTTACCGGTAATCTTATAGCTCAGTGTGATTTTTTTTGAAGATATTGTTTTTTTTATTTCCTTAATTTCATAGACTCTTACTTTTTCTTCTGGATTTCCTTCCAAACGGGACATAATATCGTTTATAAACCCATCTATGTCATCTATGTCTGCTATTATTGCCATCTTTCTTATTTTTTCCATATTTCCTTTATTTGACCACTTTTCGATTAGGTAATCAATCCTCTTTCTCTCAGCATCTTTGTCATAATCTATCACTATTAAATTGCTCATAATATCCCAAAATATATTTTGATTTTTAGAATATATAATGTTTTTGGTTTTTTGGAGTAGTTTTAATTTTATCCAAAATGGAAAACTACGTATATGAAGGGTATAGGTAGTTTAAATATTAAAATTACGAATATGTTAAAATAGAAATGGTAACAATATTCGGAATTAAAGATATATTTATAGTGATTTTTTTACTCAAAACTTTCTTTGGATTAACATTCTCTCTAGTTACATCTCCAAAATAAATATTGTCTCCTTTACTATACCTAATATCTATTTTTTTCCCTCGAATTTTTGACAATTATCATTATTACTGCAGTTATATTTTCATAAAAATAATTAAAATATTTTAATTTTAAATTAAATATGTTATCAATCATAATAGACATAAAATAAAAGGTTGTCAAATATAAATTTCTTTAGCTTTATCTCTTGCGGCGTAAGCTTTTTAATATATAAATCCATAAAAAATTATATGAAATTCAGGTTTATAAAACTTCGTTTTAACTATTTTTTGGGGATTATGTGAATAAAAGTGCGTAAAATACATGTTAGCAGAAATTCCGCACGCCGCCTATAAAAATAAAAGGGTGATGTAGTTATGTGGTTTGGAAAGCTTGATACTTCAACATTAGAAAATTGGCTCTGGGAAGCAGCATGTAGTATTAGAGGAGAAATAGATGCTCCAAAGTATAAAGATTACATAATCCCATTGATATTTTATAAAAGGCTCTGTGATGTTTATGAAGATGAAATAAAGAAGCTTGCCAGTGAACTTGGAAATGAAGAGATAGCAAGAAAGCTTGCAGAAAAAGACAGAAAACTCGTAAGATTCTACATCCCTGAAGAATGTCTGTGGGAGAATATCAGGAAAATAACAACAGGTTTGGGTGAAAAATTAACAGAGGCATTGAGGA is a window encoding:
- a CDS encoding chromosome assembly protein, which translates into the protein MSLWNKIKGKLQKNPLEKLTIRDLEGERIRLKSKLDRVKKEIKLLDKQKKRLFKEGIGADKLTKKMLAQDIKSIEMEMRLKYKSFQTYQKQFNFVNNLLIVKKYEKELKNIGMWDKISNIQPELLELKLSDIILDGKEFDQTVERLNKVFEIRIDDFDEEVDSTEKKLFDAWGQVESGDMEADDVVSNLNLDADEEEEEDDEELFKRLEKENR
- a CDS encoding coiled-coil domain-containing protein, with product MSLFSEGNYEQLDKLKQKANRVLRDGYDIIYEPYEKRVELWNKIKENYEKYKDGECGKFSKDIDNAVRRDFEWALATLAFSFYHNNESFPAIKRYKPKELELVEYILKYNVFELWTVEDLLREISKANRDGTDETLNLLKEYYNNIGKKVDEIIKDYTIKLPIRDYAKTKWNEYKTKMDEAIFRAMKEIDWFSDFITGVDNKIQKLENEIYELRDFIRVEKRRLRDELEREKEIELSKIEEMKEELKRKFEREKEKIRMEIEMEKNRELQERLKKEIECIEKDYMELIEELNEKIKSLESEKTELKEKNEELTNLLKRIRDAKKEGSRFVRTENALSYEEWFIGRLDKKLDEMKNTGVKVENKTFKIISIEEVFDPNNSVELPKNKQIIAVLKEKKLNPFGKRMKVMLRGIFLANRENYKKMGFDVYPISLGKIIEVMENVKDDSFDKIVLLIASPTGFEDEVIKFVNSDDFKMRYLSKKIALALLDVETGNLYYNEVDEYAKAFAPLMSLEFDKEKIERLKKYIDENIFIKKYITLEEAINEVGDERVAKKVFYEYEASGKGKTKYYKGIGFVLLKNN